GTCGTCCTTGTATATCGAAACATGTAACTCTAGTAGTAAGGATTCTCTTTTATTTGATTTTGTTTAAGGTTATCAATTTAAATTCCTCCCCACCATAACTCTACTGAAGTTTATTGATTTGGCGATGTTTAGGATTATTATTTTCGCGAATATGCAAAGCTTGtctatcattgcattgatagaaggGATAGAATGAGTACAAAGAGgggtacaacacatgacacgaaTGCATGCAGGCATGAACATAGTGTCTGGAGCAGAAAGACAAGGGGTGCTCGGTCCGAATAGAGGATACATCATAGCTAAACCTACCAAGCCTGAACCAAGAGCGGCAAAGCTAAACCAACAAGAATTCCAGCATTGCCTAAGCCAGAACCCAGGGACACTACAAGCGAGCAAAcatagcgccttcaagaaggaagtcGTCGGGCGCACCTGAGGGCCTTGACGACGCCTCCAAGGACGAAACGACATCTGCAGACGCCACCGCTGCCAGCACCAGCAAGCCGAGCAAGGATTTCTCCCAGCCCTCAAGCTGAGCAATCCCATAGCCGCCGTATCTGGAGTCGGGGATGAGGATGCCAACGCTGGTCGGAGCCACCATGTCGGAAGGGGATTGGCGGGGTTGCACCTGCCATTGGAGGGTGCCACCACCTCTGGACACACGAGCGTTGGATCTAGCAAAAGGGGAGGCTTTGAGGCGTACATGGTAGGGGAGGCGACGAAGCAAACGACGAGGGGGTGGGACGACGACGATTAGCAACGCCGACAAACAGGGACTGGTGGGATGCAGATCCATGTTATCGAGGCCATAGTCGCCGGGACGTCGGTGAGCCAGGCAAGCTAGAAGGGACGTAGCTGTTGGGTCGCCGAGGCAGAAGCTGCCCGACATAGGACGCTGTCAACCATGGACACCAGAGAGACGCAGGTCCAAGGTCGACGGTGCCGAAGCTGCGCCGACAAGTACCCACCTTGAGAAGCCCCGGGACTTTCTAGCCTCATCACCTCCGCGCTAGAGCCGTCATGTGGCTTGATGGGGGAGGAAGGGCTGCCGGGGATGCGAGGGGACCCGCCTGTGCAAGGAAGGCAGGCCACGAACTCACCGTGGCTCAGTTGTTTAGGATTATATGTCTTCCAGAAATCTTCATTGACCCTGGTTATATATAATTTTCACAAATCAATAGAACCATCTGCTGATGATGGAATTGATCCAGGACACCCCGATCTGAGGGCACACCTGCACAAGATTGTTGAATCTCTGCTACAAAAGCCGAATACAGTAGTGAAGTTGTTTTTTCTTTGTGGGGTGAATACAGTAGTGAAGTTAAAGATGCAAGAACTGAAAtaggtcctccacaatggagctACCGAAAGAAAGTCTGGTACATCCTTCTTCTCCCTTTTATTGGTTTGAGTAGTGACTTTGTAGATTTCTTTAGTCAACACTGGATGCTATTTCAGGAGTTAAACCAAGTCATTCTAAGGATGCTTCAGAAAGTCAATGATGCGATGATGAGGCTAAACAACAATGTGATTAAATCCTCGACCATATAGTGGAAGAGATGTACGGCTATACTTGCAGCTACCCAGATAGGGTTTCTCATTTTTGTTCTTATATTATAGGACAGAGGAAGTAGTTTATATTCATCGCGATCATCTCAAATGTACAGTGTTGAACAGATATAGTGTAATTTGTTTTGAGCCAGACGCGCCATTAATGATGGCGGCAAATTTGGATTTGACAAGTGGGGAGGAAGAGTGAATTAACTTTACACAAGTCAATGACCTTTAAATTTTAATAAAGAAATGCCATCTAAAGTGCATGCGGATTCTAAAGTTTTATGTTTGACACGGTTGATATTGACCTGCTAAAATATttagggttaatttgataaatgccacttcaAATTTGgcgattccgagaaatgccacagCAATTTTCAAACTTTAAAAATGTCATTTCATGCCATTTTCAGTGGTATTTTTCAAAGTCTGCAGTggcgttttttaaagtttgcaaaaattgtaatGGCATTTTCCAAAGTTTAAAAATTGCAGCGGCATTTTTCTGAATCACcatatttggagtggcatttatctaattaaccCAAATATTTATGTCATGTTGCAACACATGGGTTGTTTTGCTAGTTTAATGGTAAACACTTTGACTTTATCGGATGAAAACTGAACGTGTGTCGGCTGTCTCCGCTGTCCTTTTCTTTTTAGGGGAACTTGATGCTTATTTATGCAGAGTTTATAGCTCCATCTGCGTCTAATTCTGAGAGCACACACTCCGAAGCCGCATGGAACCAAGTTTTACATAACAAATTACAGCGACCTTCCGGAGCTAGAACATGTGCGACCTTATTCGCAGAGCGTCGCACCCAAGCAACCCTATAAACTGGACGTGTGTCAGCCGTCTCCGCTGTCGTCAGATATGACTTTCATCGGACGGCGTACCCTCCCCACATAGACATACCGGCTAGTTTACAACACGGGCCAAGTTGCAAGCACTCGACCAAACACGCGAGGTGTTGCGGTCCGACCAGGTGAAGAAGGTGAGGGAAATTTTGCGATGGCAACAACGGCTCATGTTGCAACGGTCTGTGCCTCTGTGGTGACTCAGGTAGCGGATCAACGACTCTCGTTCACCGAATCAAATGGCTAGGGAGGCGGCCGATTTTCCTCGTGCGGCAGTCGACGGAAGCGTAGCGCGCCTTAATCCAGTGCATTTACCTCACATCCAACGGCTGTAAACAATCCTAAAAATTTCCCATCACCGTGAACTCAGTCTGCCCCTCCCGCCGCACCTTACCTGACCTGACCTTCTGCCACGGTGGCCGGCGGCGTCGACGGCCTGAATCATGCGGGGAGAGAGAGAGCGTGAGGGAGGGAGGCGACCACCGGCGGTGGCGGAGTGGAGGTGGTGGCGATACCGCGGCAGGCGGTACGCAcgcaggcttgcggcggcgaaacaaTGGAGAGGCTGGCGAGGGGAAGAGAGGTCGGAGCTTCGGGCGGCGAGCTGGAGAATCTCCGTCTTCACACGGGATCTATTCACTTCCCGGTTCACGGCGGCGGCGGTCTTCCTGATCCAGTTCTACAAGCCGAGCAATGGCTGCAGGTCCAACTCTGGCAAACAGTCTTGACTTGTTATGGACTAGTAGTACACTAGAGCTCGAAATTCAAGTTTCCACAATCTAGACAGGGTAGAACCAATTTCTTCACAATTGGATTACATTTTGTGTTGTTCTACATCAGACTGCtgattttttctttctaaaaaacaCACACTGTTTAGTACAATTGGTGCCAATATAGAAGGGGAACCATCCTGTTCTTTCAGATTCAGATGCATTGATGCGTGATTTATTTCCTTTGTCTGAACATGGAAACGCTACAAAGGAAAAGCTTCGTAGCTGTTCGGTTCCTGAGTTGCTTGTCTTCTGACCTTCTGCAGATTAACCATTCCAACTTACAAGACTTTGCGGAGAACTGAGTGCCTTCGCAACAGCGGGTGATTGGTTGAGCTTATTGGAGGGATTGGGGAATCAGTTCACTGACCTTTTGTCGAACAAGAAGACCTTGGTCCGATGAGCACTCCGAGGGACAGTTCCATAGCTTGTCTCAGTCCTGAAGAGGTGAGCTTGGTACTCTGACATCAGTGCTTCTGCCACCGTTTCTTTCGGTTATTTTTGTGTTCATTGCTGGCTCTCTCTTATGTGTTAGCTTACATCCTTGTGACTGTGTGAGGTTGGTCTTTTGTATTGATATCCATTGAATTTGCATCTGTAATAGATTCGTCGACACAAAAATTTGTGTTTGTGGGTTGGTTAGTAAAAAGGATCTTTTTGAAATTACATTTGAATTTAACCCTCAAATAAGTGAGGTATTCTTTCTTGTTTAGGTCAATACAGTGATCATTCAGGCCATTGCTTGTTGGCTGAGCATTTCCCAGAGCGCACTAAAATACAATTTCTCTGCAGGCAAAAAACTTGGTAGAAGGCTCATAACTGACTTGACCTTGACCATGGGTCGTCCATGGGTGGCTCTGTCCTCCATTCAGCCGCTTCGTGGAAGCTTCCTCCTTGGTGTGCAATATTGCCTTTATATGATGGCAATACTCCTTGGTGGAAGCTCATAAAAGGTGCTGGCTAGCACATGGTTTTATGGCAATACTGCCTGGTATTATGCCTAGAGATACCTCCAAACGAGTGTGCTCTTACCCACTCCAAGTGGCAGCCCAAGTGGATGCGTAGTACTGCTGTCCTAGTCATCAATCTTGACTGCCCTCATCAGTCAGCTGAACATGCCAATCTGCTTGTTCACACTATTGGTCCTCTTCCATTCTATACACACATCGGCTTCTTCCTCCGAGTATCAAAGCAGAGCACACAAACTCTTCTCCATGTCTCCCCTCTACATACTATCACTCGGGCTTCTCCTTCTGCACgttcctcattggtgctcctcctcTGCAGCTGCAACCAACACCCTGACGGCGGGCCAGTCGCTCGCCGTCGGCGGCAGCAAGCTCGTCTCGGGGAACGGCAAGTTCGCACTCGGCTTCTTCCAGCCAGCAGCAGGCACCATCAGTAAGTCCCAGAACACCTCCGGCTCCAGCTGGTACCTTGGCATATGGTTCAACAAGTTACCTGTTTTTACTGTCGTGTGGGTTGCCAATAGGGATCAGCCCATCACCGGCCCCAGCCTCAACCGAACACAGCTCCAGATATCAAgcgatggcaatcttgtcatcgTACACAATGATTCCGTAGTTTGGTCCACTCGCATTGTCAATAATAGGACACAAGCCAGCAGCATAAACAccactgctactgctgctgttcTCTTGAACAGTGGAAACCTTGCCCTTACAGTCACAGAGAGCCCATCATCATCGGACCTACCGTTGTGGCAGAGCTTCGATCACCCAACAGATATTGTGCTTCCTGGTGCCAAGGTTGGCCGAAACAAGATCACTGGTTTGAATCGTAAGGGCGTCTCAAAGAAGAGCCTCATTGATCCGGGTCTCGGCTCATACAGCGTTGAACTAGACATCAGCGGACAGGTCGTCCTCAAGCGCCTAAACCCCTCAGTGGTGTATTGGCATTGGGCATCCTCCAAAACATCATCATTGAAGCTTATACCAATACTCAAGTCCATTCTGGATATGGATCCACGGACCAAAGGTTTGATTAACCCAGCATATGTTGATAACGACCAAGAGGAGTACTACATGTACACCTCACCAGATGAATCATCTTCCACATTTGTCTCACTTGACATCTCTGGTCAGATAAAGCTGAATGTTTGGTCGCAAGCCAGCCAGTCTTGGCAAACCATATATGCCCAGCCCGCCGATGCCTGCACTCCGTCCGCTACCTGTGGAGCTTTCACAGTATGCAACGGCACTGCACAACCATTCTGTGACTGTATGGGGAGCTTCTCTCAGAAGTCGCCGCGGGATTGGATGTTTAATGATCGAACAGGAGGGTGCATCAGAAATACACCGTTACACTGCAACACTAGCAGTAACAACAAAAACATGACAAGTTCAACAGATATATTCAACCCCATTGCTCATGTTACGTTACCCTACAACCCACAAAGCATAGACGTTGTTACCACACAGAGCAAATGTGAAGAAGCTTGTCTCAGTTCCTGCTCCTGCACTGCTTATTCCTATAGCAACAGCAGATGCTCTGTCTGGCATGGGGAATTGCTTAGTGTAAATCGCAATGATGGCATTGATAATACTTCTGAAGATGTTCTATACCTCCGCCTTGCCGCCAAAGATTTGCCGCCAAGTTTGATGAAGAACAAAAGAAAACCAAACGTTGGAGCTGTTACCGCTGCaagtattattggttttgggtTACTAATGCTCATGGTGTTGTTACTGATTTGGAGGAACAGATTCAAGTGGTGTGGTTTGCCTTTGTACAGCAATGAAGGTAGTTCTGCTGGGATCATAGCCTTCAGATACACTGACTTAGTTCGTGCTACTAAAAACTTCTCCGAAAAGCTGGGAGGAGGTGGTTTTGGTTCTGTATACAAGGGAGTGTTAAGTGACTCGAAGACTACCATAGCAGTGAAAAAGCTTGATGGTGCCAATCAAGGAGAGAAGCAATTCAGGGCCGAGGTGAGCTCAATTGGACTGATCCAACATATCAACCTAGTCAAATTGATTGGTTTCTGCTGCGAAGGTCATCACAGATTACTTGTGTACGAGCACATGTTCAATGGGTCTCTTGATAGTCATCTATTTAAGAAGAGCAATAATGCTGATGCTGCTGTCCTAAACTGGAACACCAGATATCAGATTACCCTAGGAGTTGCCAGAGGGTTGTCCTACTTGCATCAGAGTTGCCGCGAATGCATCATACACTGTGATGTTAAGCCAGAAAACATACTTGTGGACGCATCCTTTGCTCCCAAAGTTGCAGACTTTGGATTGGCAGCGTTTGTTGGAAGGGATTTTAGCCGAATTCTGACCACATTCAGAGGAACCAAAGGTTATCTTGCTCCAGAGTGGCTTACCGGAGTTGCTATTACACCAAAAATCGATGTTTACGGCTTCGGCATGGTACTGATGGAGATCATATCCGGAAGCAGGAATTCACCTGAAACACACAACACTAGCAGCAGCACCAGTTACCACGCTGAATATTTCCCTGTGCAAGCCATCAACAAGCTTCATGGGGGAGATGTGAAGAGTTTGGTGGATCCACGGTTGCATGGTGACTTCAATTTGGAAGAGGCTGAAAGGGTTTGCAAAGTTGCATGTTGGTGCATTCAAGATAATGAGTTTGATCGGCCGACGATGGGTGAAGTGGTCCGGGTTCTCGAGGGTCTGCAGGAAATTGATGTGCCCCCGATGCCAAGACTGCTTGCTGCTATAACGGCGCAACCTGGTGCTGCATATTCAGTGTAATTAAATTCACAGTCGATGCTAATAATCTTTGTTAATTTCAGCAAATTTTAAAGTTGTAGTAATGTCGAGTGGAAGAAATAAAGGCAAGCATTGTAGCAAAATATGGCAGAACTACCAATATGTGTATGTTTTGTTGATTGGATAGTTCGATATATATCCTTAAATCCTTACATCGAAGGAAGCTGTCGATTTATATGTATACCACTACTGGTTCTTCATCGAGAGCACACATAGCTTGGGCGTGCCTCATGCTCACTCCAGGATGTGACCTTCTGACATGGCACCGGCAGCCTGGCCCCACACTTGCTTGATGAAATGTGCGGCAGGCTTCAATGCTGGCATGGCTGTGAAGGAAAAAAAGGGTACACATGATAGAATGAATCCAGGTTGAAGACGGCCAAAGCTGATATGACAGTATGTAATATGTTGATTATGTCGACATATAAATTCACTCGATGTGTGCTGAACTTTCTGTTATGGCCTTCTCTTTTGAGGATATGTTTTCCTTGTAAGTTTCTTGGAGATTGTAGTGATGATAGAGCTCTTATTTCAGATTCACCATGTTACATAAACAAGGAATGCATTGCCACTGTTATTTCATTCTATAGATTGTTAATGCTCCAAAGTAACTTTGCTAATCATGAGGTTATAACAAACCCGTAGAAGAAAACAACCACAGTAGACGAGAAGGTGTTGCGTAAAGATGACATTGACATTCATAACCCTGTTAGGAACTTAGGAAGAGCACAGAAGTGCTCTGGCTCCTTCAGTCCATGCTGACAAAACAGCGAAGAAGCATCCTCCTACTGTGAAGACAACGCCTTGGGTTTCAATAAGCATCCTAAAATTTGCAAATCTGGTAAAGATTCCAACCAGCAGCAAACAACTGTTTCTCTTCTGATTGCGGCATTTTTCCCCCCTTTGTACTGCTTGCATATGTTCTGAACTTCTGATGAATTTATGTACTGTGTTAGGTCATGTTTACCTTGGGAGGCATAGGCATCTGGAACGAAGCATGAAGCACAAGCTTCTCAAGGTACTGCATTGCACTGTGCTTACACGCTCGTACTAAATTGCTGAGACAAAAGGCTGCAGCAATTCATCCTCACTAAAAACAGTGCAGACTAAATAGTTGTTACTGTTTTTTTTCAACCAAAAATAGTTGTTACTGTCAATGAAAAGAATCACCTCTGCACGAACCTAAGGGTACGCATCCTCTGCATGAACCTAACTACACTTGAACCTAGCTGAACGTCTCCACTGTAAGCCAAAGCACCATTCAGCTTCAGCACAAAGCCACGAACAACCAAGGGAAATAAGGAGCATAAGAGAGGATGAAGGTTACTAATATTACCTTGCTTAGGCAAGATGCGAGGTACAGATTAAATAGTTGTTTTCGGACTGTACCTAGTCAAGAGACTGCGTAAGCTGTATAATCGCCTGGTATGTTCAAATTTATGTATTTTGCCATTTTTCGTATTCTGTCAGTGTAGAGGATGCATCGTATTGTACTCTCTGGGTGCTATGCTATATATTTCCTTTGTCCTAAACATGGAAATACTATAGGGGGGAAAGCTTGCCAGTTTGGTTCCTGCCTAAGTTGCTTTATTTTTGACATTCTGTAGAATTAACCACCATCACACACTTGCAAGTTTGATGCAGGTACTTGACTGGCTTCAGAAGTAAAGATATTGGAAGGCCAGGACATTGTTACGGAACTACTGGCTAGTAATTGGTCAGCTCGAATCCAAGGTGACGTGCAAGCTCTGAAGTCTGAGGTCTGAACTGACAACTCCTTCACGCGTCCAAGACTTCTCCAGCAGCTATATTATTCAACCGCCCCTAATAAAATAGCCACTAAACTACTCCAATCAACGCCGTTGCAATCAACGTGGCACGTACAGCGACGCTCCAAGACTTCCCCGGTTACGTAGGAGTGAAGAACAGAGCAACTGAAGGAGTCGTCGGCTGACATTTCTCTGCTTGCAGCACAGCCCACAAGCCTATAAATACAAGAAGCTGGCAGATAATCAATCAATCAAGAAGCTCGATCGAGCAGCTACGATGGTGCGGGCGTTGGGTCTCGCTGCTGGCTCGGCGCACTACGCGCCCAGCAGCGTTGTGGGTCTGGCTTTCGGCTTCGTGGCCGCCGTTGCAATCGTGGCCATCGCCGTGTTTGGCTGCGCCGGCCACAAGAAGCGCCCCGCGGATAAGAAGCGCAGACGTCGTCGCGCAGGCGGGGACGATGGCGGCGGAGGAGGGGATGACGGCGGCGGATATGGGGACGGTGGGGGCGGAGGcgacggtggtggtggcggagggggCGGGGGAGGCGATGGCGGGGGCGGAGGAGGCTGCTAAGAAAAGTCATCGTTCTTGAGGCAGAGCCAGAAACACAGTTCTACCCACATTGTTATGCTTTTTTTTTTTAGAAATACCCACGTTGTTATGTAACTTAGTGATCTACTGTAGTGTATATAAAAGGTCTTATAATAGTTCACCGATCACCGAGGCAGTTTAAAGTTGAGAGTTTTAAATCTAAGTACATGACttgtccttttctaaaaaaagtacATGACTTGAGAACTAAAGCAGTTTAAAGTTGAGAGTTTTGAGTTTGatttatttttcttgtttatttaccCGGTGCCACCTGTTCTTATCCTTTGCGGCACTATCCAAAACTCCTCCTCTCTATCTCTGACTCCAACCTCCCGTTCTCTTTCTCTCTGCCTGATCTTTCTCTCCGAAGTATCAAGTGCGTGCACCTTCTGGCTTCTTTAGCAACACCACCGGCACAAACCGAAACCGAAatggaccggtttttcgggatattaatttttaaaaaatggcccttgtgctcaccagccccaggattactgttagctgatgaggcaccaacttgatacagaaattccaagcaaagaacaacatatgtggtacaagaccattgtgacctatgagtacaacacttggtttctagtggttgatggtggaagcggtttgtggttcatctgcgtctaggggactccatttcccacaagaatagctgaccaggataactcctatcttcgcgaggctgctatcatcactgcgtaggttccggggctgtcatcgcaatgctaccctccatgcgagaaatctggccaagacaatagccagggacaagccagtgagtacgttggaatgtactcgcaaacattatgaacacgggtataatctaacaagggataatcatgctccgaaatattctatgatcataacgtctgccacgaaataaacgaaatccatgatgcacgcatgcgggtaaaatatggatatgcaatacgggagtaggaatagaatgtatcgatcgagtgtctgaagcgacgcctcgaaaggaaaataaaaataatacctgcctcagtcgggcgtctgagcgacaccacataaagggcttataaataaaagaaataacaagcatgccacagtcgggcgtctatgcgacaccacataaagggcttataaatgaag
This region of Triticum aestivum cultivar Chinese Spring chromosome 2D, IWGSC CS RefSeq v2.1, whole genome shotgun sequence genomic DNA includes:
- the LOC123054877 gene encoding G-type lectin S-receptor-like serine/threonine-protein kinase At2g19130 yields the protein MVLWQYCLVLCLEIPPNECALTHSKWQPKWMRSTAVLVINLDCPHQSAEHANLLVHTIGPLPFYTHIGFFLRVSKQSTQTLLHVSPLHTITRASPSARSSLVLLLCSCNQHPDGGPVARRRRQQARLGERQVRTRLLPASSRHHQDQPITGPSLNRTQLQISSDGNLVIVHNDSVVWSTRIVNNRTQASSINTTATAAVLLNSGNLALTVTESPSSSDLPLWQSFDHPTDIVLPGAKVGRNKITGLNRKGVSKKSLIDPGLGSYSVELDISGQVVLKRLNPSVVYWHWASSKTSSLKLIPILKSILDMDPRTKGLINPAYVDNDQEEYYMYTSPDESSSTFVSLDISGQIKLNVWSQASQSWQTIYAQPADACTPSATCGAFTVCNGTAQPFCDCMGSFSQKSPRDWMFNDRTGGCIRNTPLHCNTSSNNKNMTSSTDIFNPIAHVTLPYNPQSIDVVTTQSKCEEACLSSCSCTAYSYSNSRCSVWHGELLSVNRNDGIDNTSEDVLYLRLAAKDLPPSLMKNKRKPNVGAVTAASIIGFGLLMLMVLLLIWRNRFKWCGLPLYSNEGSSAGIIAFRYTDLVRATKNFSEKLGGGGFGSVYKGVLSDSKTTIAVKKLDGANQGEKQFRAEVSSIGLIQHINLVKLIGFCCEGHHRLLVYEHMFNGSLDSHLFKKSNNADAAVLNWNTRYQITLGVARGLSYLHQSCRECIIHCDVKPENILVDASFAPKVADFGLAAFVGRDFSRILTTFRGTKGYLAPEWLTGVAITPKIDVYGFGMVLMEIISGSRNSPETHNTSSSTSYHAEYFPVQAINKLHGGDVKSLVDPRLHGDFNLEEAERVCKVACWCIQDNEFDRPTMGEVVRVLEGLQEIDVPPMPRLLAAITAQPGAAYSV